A region from the Marinobacter szutsaonensis genome encodes:
- a CDS encoding (2Fe-2S)-binding protein, with protein MALRLTVNGETHSLDIEADTPLLWVLRDELGLPGTKFGCGAGLCGACTVHLNGQPVRSCSTPVEMAADGEVTTIEGLGSGDRLHALQQAWIDHGVPQCGYCQSGQIMSAAHLLATNPSPARDEIVAAMTGNLCRCGTYSRIIAAVESVVAGEKPAQEEA; from the coding sequence ATGGCATTGCGCCTGACAGTGAATGGCGAGACTCACTCGCTGGATATCGAGGCCGATACGCCCCTGTTATGGGTGCTGCGGGACGAACTGGGGCTGCCGGGCACCAAGTTCGGGTGTGGAGCAGGGCTGTGTGGCGCCTGTACGGTGCACCTGAACGGGCAGCCGGTGCGCTCCTGTTCCACTCCGGTGGAAATGGCCGCGGATGGCGAGGTGACCACCATTGAAGGTCTGGGCAGTGGCGACCGGCTGCATGCCTTGCAGCAGGCCTGGATTGACCATGGCGTGCCCCAGTGTGGTTATTGCCAGTCCGGGCAGATCATGAGCGCCGCTCATTTGCTGGCGACCAACCCCTCTCCGGCCCGTGACGAGATCGTTGCGGCCATGACCGGCAACCTGTGCCGGTGTGGGACATACAGCCGGATCATCGCTGCCGTGGAATCCGTGGTTGCCGGCGAGAAGCCGGCGCAGGAGGAGGCGTGA
- the smrA gene encoding DNA endonuclease SmrA produces the protein MTSKDERLAFLEEMKDVRRIRKPNRAEVSTPRELTPGHLERQRAAVEKPLKDVNPLTSDMVEQLTAHDILSWQRPGIQHGVFRKLRLGQYPIEARLDLHRMTVEQARREVFTFIGDCVRYGLRSVIILHGKGERNPDGIAQLKSYLAKWLPELDDVLAFHSAQKHHGGTGAVYVMVRKSDRDKQRNREIHGSR, from the coding sequence ATGACCAGTAAAGATGAGCGCCTGGCCTTCCTGGAAGAAATGAAGGACGTCCGGCGCATCCGCAAACCAAACCGGGCGGAGGTCTCCACGCCCAGGGAACTGACTCCGGGTCATCTGGAGCGTCAGCGCGCGGCCGTGGAGAAACCCCTGAAGGATGTCAATCCGCTGACTTCCGATATGGTGGAGCAGCTGACCGCGCACGATATTCTGAGTTGGCAGCGCCCGGGCATCCAGCACGGCGTTTTTCGCAAGCTGCGCCTGGGTCAGTATCCCATTGAGGCCCGCCTTGACCTGCACCGGATGACCGTTGAGCAGGCCCGGCGGGAAGTGTTTACGTTTATTGGTGATTGCGTCCGTTACGGTCTCCGCTCCGTGATCATCCTTCACGGAAAGGGCGAGCGGAATCCTGACGGCATCGCCCAGCTGAAAAGCTATCTCGCCAAGTGGCTACCCGAACTTGACGATGTGCTGGCGTTTCATTCGGCCCAAAAACACCATGGTGGCACCGGGGCGGTGTATGTCATGGTACGGAAGAGTGATCGCGACAAGCAGCGCAATCGTGAAATCCACGGAAGCCGGTAA